A DNA window from Pedomonas mirosovicensis contains the following coding sequences:
- a CDS encoding SDR family oxidoreductase, protein MTASPVKSVLVTGAAQRIGHAIALRLGRAGWRVAVHYNTSEKAAAETVEAIRADGGFAVAVQADLARDEETAGLIGKAVEAVGPLTALVNNASVFDRDQWDTVTREGWDRNLTINLWAPFHLSQTFARQLPETMEGAIVNLIDQRVWRLNPDFTSYTVSKTGLWTLTQTLAQALAPRIRVNGIGPGPVLQSIYQTPDRFAREASRIPLARAVAPEEIAETALFLLDQPSITGQLIAVDGGQHLAWKTPDLDGTY, encoded by the coding sequence GTGACGGCCAGCCCCGTAAAGTCCGTTCTGGTCACCGGCGCGGCCCAGCGCATCGGCCACGCCATCGCCCTCCGGCTCGGCCGGGCGGGATGGCGCGTGGCGGTGCACTACAACACGTCTGAAAAGGCCGCGGCGGAGACGGTGGAGGCGATTCGCGCCGACGGCGGCTTCGCCGTCGCGGTGCAGGCCGACCTTGCCCGCGACGAGGAGACCGCCGGCCTTATCGGCAAGGCGGTCGAGGCGGTGGGACCGCTGACCGCGCTGGTCAACAACGCCTCGGTGTTCGACCGGGACCAGTGGGATACGGTCACCCGCGAGGGCTGGGACCGCAACCTCACCATCAACCTCTGGGCGCCCTTTCACCTTTCCCAGACCTTCGCCCGGCAGCTACCGGAGACGATGGAAGGGGCGATCGTCAATCTCATCGACCAGCGGGTATGGCGGCTCAACCCCGACTTCACCAGCTATACGGTGAGCAAGACCGGCCTGTGGACCCTGACGCAAACGCTGGCGCAGGCGCTGGCCCCGCGCATCCGGGTCAACGGCATCGGGCCGGGGCCGGTCCTGCAAAGCATCTACCAGACCCCCGACCGCTTCGCGCGGGAAGCCTCGCGCATCCCGCTGGCGCGCGCCGTCGCCCCGGAGGAGATCGCCGAGACGGCGCTGTTTCTTCTGGACCAGCCCTCCATCACCGGCCAGCTGATCGCCGTGGATGGCGGCCAGCACCTCGCCTGGAAAACCCCCGACCTCGATGGGACCTACTGA
- a CDS encoding energy transducer TonB, which produces MAYTDQQMSKGRIGALSVVIVIHIMLGWAFSAGLAPKFIKLIQGPIEVTEIEEAPPPEDEPPPPPPELEEIPPYVPPPDLPIELPPPPAPPPITSQTTVKQVEPQRVTQPAPPTPAVAPKPVNRVPAKGSRRNVISEDDYPSASLRAEEEGVTRVRFTINTEGRVSQCSVVESSGHPRLDEKTCDLIQRRFRFDPATADGKPVEETRTQSVKWQIRR; this is translated from the coding sequence ATGGCGTACACTGACCAGCAAATGAGTAAAGGACGGATCGGCGCGCTCAGCGTCGTGATCGTCATCCATATTATGCTCGGCTGGGCGTTTTCTGCCGGCTTGGCGCCGAAGTTCATCAAACTCATTCAGGGGCCGATCGAGGTTACCGAGATCGAGGAAGCCCCGCCTCCTGAGGATGAACCACCGCCGCCGCCACCAGAGCTGGAAGAAATCCCGCCCTACGTGCCGCCGCCCGATCTGCCGATCGAGCTGCCGCCGCCGCCGGCGCCGCCTCCAATCACCTCGCAGACCACGGTCAAGCAGGTTGAGCCGCAGCGCGTGACTCAGCCCGCCCCTCCGACGCCTGCCGTGGCTCCGAAGCCCGTCAACCGGGTTCCGGCCAAGGGCAGCCGCCGCAACGTTATCAGCGAGGACGACTATCCGTCTGCTTCGCTGCGTGCGGAGGAAGAGGGCGTGACCCGCGTCCGGTTCACGATCAACACCGAAGGCCGCGTTTCGCAGTGCTCGGTGGTCGAGAGCTCGGGCCATCCGCGTCTGGACGAGAAGACCTGCGACCTCATTCAGCGTCGTTTCCGGTTCGATCCGGCGACGGCTGATGGCAAGCCGGTCGAGGAAACGCGGACGCAGAGCGTGAAGTGGCAGATCCGCCGCTAA
- a CDS encoding MotA/TolQ/ExbB proton channel family protein has protein sequence MEQVAVDNPYGFTAALKQGGIVAQATFGLMAIMSLVSWYIIFTKAWDQSKILKQSKELDKKFWTAGSLKDGANKLGKNTAYRQIVDDGLRATEHHEGRLTDKIDQHEWVTMSLQRSVGAINSHLQGGLAFLASVGATAPFIGLFGTVVGIYRALVNIGMSGQASIDKVAGPVGEALIMTAIGLAVAVPAVLGYNWLTRRNKAIMDNLNNFAADVHAFLMSGARVTAPAAPAPAAATAAKK, from the coding sequence ATGGAACAGGTTGCCGTTGACAATCCGTACGGTTTTACCGCTGCGCTGAAGCAGGGTGGCATCGTTGCCCAGGCCACGTTTGGCCTCATGGCGATCATGTCGCTTGTCTCCTGGTACATCATTTTCACCAAGGCGTGGGATCAGTCGAAGATCCTGAAGCAGAGCAAGGAACTGGATAAGAAGTTCTGGACTGCTGGTAGCCTGAAGGACGGCGCGAACAAGCTGGGCAAGAACACTGCCTACCGCCAGATCGTGGACGATGGCCTGCGCGCCACCGAGCACCACGAGGGCCGTCTGACCGACAAGATCGACCAGCACGAGTGGGTGACCATGTCGCTGCAGCGTTCGGTCGGCGCGATCAACAGCCACCTGCAGGGCGGCCTGGCCTTCCTGGCTTCGGTGGGCGCGACCGCTCCGTTCATCGGTCTGTTCGGTACCGTGGTCGGCATCTACCGCGCTCTGGTGAACATCGGCATGTCCGGTCAGGCCTCGATCGACAAGGTCGCGGGTCCGGTCGGTGAAGCGCTGATCATGACCGCCATCGGTCTGGCCGTCGCCGTGCCGGCGGTGCTGGGCTACAACTGGCTGACCCGCCGCAACAAGGCGATCATGGACAACCTCAACAACTTCGCTGCTGACGTGCATGCGTTCCTGATGTCGGGCGCCCGCGTGACGGCTCCGGCCGCTCCGGCTCCGGCTGCTGCCACCGCCGCGAAGAAGTAA
- a CDS encoding ExbD/TolR family protein, with protein MAMSVGNDGGGEGKAMSDINTTPLVDVMLVLLIIFLITVPVVIQTAPVELPKVASIPLQTKPENIVISVDADGNVYWGAQLLEGGKAELRERVKERVINAVQAGQPIPEVHIRGDRNTPYQYIGGVIFNVQVAGIPKVGFISEPPAGMTVTR; from the coding sequence ATGGCAATGAGCGTAGGAAACGACGGGGGCGGTGAAGGCAAGGCCATGTCGGACATCAACACGACGCCGCTTGTCGACGTCATGCTGGTGCTTCTGATTATCTTCCTCATCACCGTTCCGGTCGTGATCCAGACTGCGCCGGTGGAACTGCCAAAGGTGGCGAGCATCCCCCTGCAAACGAAGCCTGAGAACATCGTCATTTCTGTCGATGCGGACGGCAACGTCTACTGGGGGGCTCAGCTGCTCGAGGGCGGCAAAGCGGAACTGCGGGAACGGGTGAAGGAGCGGGTGATCAATGCCGTCCAGGCTGGTCAGCCGATTCCGGAAGTCCATATCCGTGGCGACCGTAACACGCCGTATCAGTACATCGGCGGTGTGATCTTCAACGTGCAGGTCGCTGGCATTCCGAAGGTCGGGTTCATCTCCGAACCTCCGGCTGGCATGACCGTCACGCGCTGA
- a CDS encoding ExbD/TolR family protein: MAMSVGEGGGDDAPMGDMNTTPLIDVMLVLLIMFIITIPIQTHAVKLDMPQQNNNPPPTDVEQPVIHRVEVDFLGQIYWDNQPVDLPTITEYFRQAANQPNQPEIHIRPDAMAKYEVVDQVLAAAQTVGVTKMGFVGNEAYAQ, translated from the coding sequence ATGGCAATGAGCGTAGGAGAAGGTGGGGGTGATGACGCCCCGATGGGCGATATGAACACCACGCCGTTGATCGACGTGATGCTCGTGCTGCTCATCATGTTCATCATCACCATTCCTATCCAGACCCACGCCGTGAAGCTGGATATGCCTCAGCAGAACAACAACCCGCCGCCGACTGACGTGGAACAGCCCGTCATTCACCGGGTTGAGGTCGACTTCCTCGGCCAGATCTACTGGGACAACCAGCCCGTCGATCTCCCGACGATCACGGAGTACTTCCGGCAGGCTGCGAACCAGCCGAACCAGCCGGAGATCCACATTCGTCCGGACGCTATGGCGAAGTACGAGGTCGTTGACCAAGTGCTTGCCGCAGCCCAGACGGTCGGCGTGACCAAGATGGGCTTTGTCGGCAACGAGGCTTACGCTCAGTAA
- a CDS encoding tetratricopeptide repeat protein translates to MLKSRIRPVASALALAAMTAAGAAVIAAPAVAAQDKGEAPKPPKPSKKAAKSLSEIQKALGEKDFATVKAKIAELESKGELTEEDMYFISNFKFQAAADTQDNALLEQALEQMAANKYTSPTEVPKIRNNLIALAIQAENYPKAIQRSKEALAADPNNVETMLNMGRIYYQQDDYANAGATFRQAVDTAKRLGQPVEESVYKLIAQSAIQSNDNAAVQSAMLELVRNYPNATNWRDALVLYRSQQGITDPMILDSYRLQWVNNALEGQREYIEMAELAMKRGLPAEAKAVLEKGMAANVFDSAKALANETLTSARTRAAADIKELPSLEAEARSGKTGDLAAATVGQGYLSHGNYAKAVEFYKLGLDKGVKNKDEVTLQYGIALVGAGRAQEALTAFQSVGGNLKPLADLWAAHAENVAQGGAPAASGQQ, encoded by the coding sequence ATGCTGAAATCACGCATTCGTCCTGTTGCTTCGGCGCTCGCGCTGGCCGCCATGACGGCAGCGGGCGCGGCGGTCATTGCCGCCCCGGCGGTAGCCGCGCAGGACAAGGGCGAGGCTCCCAAGCCGCCCAAGCCGAGCAAGAAGGCCGCCAAGAGCCTGAGCGAGATCCAGAAGGCGCTGGGCGAGAAGGACTTCGCGACCGTCAAGGCCAAGATCGCCGAGCTGGAAAGCAAGGGCGAGCTGACCGAAGAGGACATGTACTTCATCTCCAACTTCAAGTTCCAGGCGGCTGCCGACACCCAGGACAATGCCCTGCTGGAACAGGCCCTCGAGCAGATGGCTGCCAACAAGTACACCTCGCCGACCGAGGTGCCGAAGATCCGCAACAACCTGATCGCCCTGGCGATCCAGGCCGAGAACTACCCGAAGGCGATCCAGCGTTCGAAGGAGGCCCTGGCCGCCGACCCGAACAATGTTGAGACCATGCTCAACATGGGCCGCATCTACTACCAGCAGGATGACTACGCCAACGCGGGCGCGACCTTCCGCCAGGCCGTCGACACCGCCAAGCGTCTCGGCCAGCCGGTGGAAGAGAGCGTCTACAAGCTGATCGCCCAGTCGGCCATCCAGTCGAACGACAACGCGGCCGTGCAATCGGCCATGCTGGAGCTGGTGCGGAACTACCCGAATGCTACCAACTGGCGGGATGCGCTGGTGCTGTACCGCAGCCAGCAGGGCATCACCGACCCGATGATCCTCGACTCCTATCGCCTGCAGTGGGTGAACAACGCACTTGAGGGTCAGCGCGAGTACATTGAAATGGCCGAGCTCGCCATGAAGCGCGGTCTGCCGGCTGAAGCCAAGGCAGTGCTGGAAAAGGGCATGGCCGCGAACGTGTTCGACTCGGCGAAGGCCCTGGCCAACGAGACGCTGACCTCGGCGCGCACCCGCGCCGCGGCCGACATCAAGGAGCTGCCCTCGCTGGAAGCCGAAGCCCGTTCCGGCAAGACCGGCGACCTGGCGGCGGCCACGGTGGGCCAGGGTTATCTCAGCCACGGCAATTACGCCAAGGCGGTCGAGTTCTATAAGCTCGGCCTCGACAAGGGCGTGAAGAACAAGGACGAGGTTACCCTGCAGTACGGCATCGCCCTGGTGGGCGCGGGCCGCGCGCAGGAAGCCCTCACGGCCTTCCAGTCGGTCGGCGGCAACCTGAAGCCGCTGGCGGACCTGTGGGCCGCCCACGCCGAGAACGTCGCCCAGGGTGGCGCTCCGGCAGCGAGCGGTCAGCAGTAA
- the gpmA gene encoding 2,3-diphosphoglycerate-dependent phosphoglycerate mutase — translation MPQLVLIRHGQSAWNLENRFTGWWDVNITDKGVEEARVAGRELKAKGFEFDIAYTSLLTRANKTLNLVLEEMGELWLPVVKDWRLNERHYGALTGLNKAEMAAKVGEEQVFIWRRSYDIPPPDLEETSPFDVSKDRRYAGLPVPRTESLKDTIARVLPLWEESIAPDLKAGKRVIIAAHGNSIRGIVKHLDSLTDEEITKVEIPTGQPLVYDLDDTLTPERSYYLNDL, via the coding sequence ATGCCTCAGCTTGTCTTGATTCGTCATGGCCAGTCGGCCTGGAACCTGGAGAACCGCTTCACCGGCTGGTGGGACGTGAACATCACCGACAAGGGCGTCGAGGAGGCCCGCGTGGCTGGGCGCGAGCTGAAGGCCAAGGGCTTCGAGTTCGATATCGCCTACACCTCGCTGCTGACCCGCGCCAACAAGACCCTCAACCTCGTTCTTGAGGAAATGGGCGAGCTGTGGCTGCCGGTGGTGAAGGACTGGCGGCTGAACGAGCGCCACTACGGCGCGTTGACCGGCCTCAACAAGGCCGAGATGGCCGCCAAGGTGGGTGAGGAGCAGGTGTTCATCTGGCGTCGCTCCTACGACATCCCGCCGCCGGACCTGGAAGAGACCAGCCCGTTCGACGTCTCGAAGGACCGCCGCTACGCCGGGCTGCCGGTACCGCGCACCGAAAGCCTGAAGGACACCATCGCCCGCGTGCTGCCGCTGTGGGAAGAGAGCATCGCGCCCGACCTGAAGGCGGGCAAGCGCGTCATCATCGCCGCTCACGGCAACTCGATCCGGGGCATCGTCAAGCATCTGGACAGCCTGACGGACGAGGAGATCACCAAGGTCGAGATCCCGACCGGCCAGCCGCTGGTCTATGATCTGGACGACACTCTGACGCCCGAGCGCAGCTACTACCTGAACGACCTTTAA
- a CDS encoding NAD(P)/FAD-dependent oxidoreductase: protein MTTAAERDVLIVGAGHAAAMVAVGLRQKGFGGSILMVGEEAALPYERPPLSKAYLAGKLEPHRLFLRKAEFWQERAVEVRTQTTITRLDPSARTATLSTGEAIRYGWCILATGGRVRPLPCPGAHLPGVHYLRTLVDVDGIRASLTPGARLAVIGGGYIGLEVAASARKLGHEVTLIEALDRVLARVTSPVVSRFFEAKHQAEGVDVRLNTAVAAIEGETRVTGVALACGEVIPADVVVVGIGILPNCELAQDAGLACDNGIMVDDLCRTADPRILAIGDVARHPNRYAPGGPVRLESVQNAVDQAKTAVSVILGAPEPYADLPWFWSDQYDIKLQTAGLALDYDEIIVRGTPDAAPFSVLYLRAGRVVAIDCINSIKDFMAGKKLVTAGLEPDRTLLCNPAFPLKDLMAVPA, encoded by the coding sequence ATGACGACGGCGGCGGAGCGGGACGTTCTGATCGTGGGCGCGGGGCATGCGGCGGCCATGGTCGCCGTCGGCCTGCGGCAGAAGGGCTTTGGCGGCTCCATCCTCATGGTGGGGGAGGAAGCCGCCCTGCCCTATGAGCGCCCGCCGCTCTCCAAGGCCTATCTCGCGGGCAAGCTGGAGCCGCATCGGCTGTTCCTCCGCAAGGCCGAGTTCTGGCAGGAACGAGCTGTCGAGGTGCGGACGCAGACCACCATCACCCGCCTCGACCCCTCGGCCCGCACGGCAACGCTCAGCACGGGCGAGGCCATCCGCTACGGCTGGTGCATCCTGGCGACCGGCGGGCGGGTGCGCCCCCTGCCCTGCCCCGGCGCGCACCTGCCGGGCGTGCATTACCTCCGCACCCTCGTTGATGTGGACGGCATCCGCGCGAGCCTCACGCCGGGGGCAAGGCTCGCCGTCATCGGCGGCGGCTACATCGGGCTGGAGGTGGCGGCCTCGGCCCGCAAGCTGGGGCACGAGGTCACGCTGATCGAGGCGCTGGACCGGGTGCTCGCCCGCGTCACCAGCCCGGTCGTCTCCCGCTTCTTCGAGGCCAAGCACCAGGCCGAGGGCGTGGACGTGCGCCTGAACACGGCCGTTGCCGCCATCGAGGGGGAAACCCGCGTCACCGGCGTGGCGCTGGCTTGCGGAGAGGTCATTCCGGCCGACGTGGTGGTGGTCGGCATCGGCATCCTCCCCAACTGCGAGCTGGCGCAGGACGCAGGCCTTGCCTGCGACAACGGCATCATGGTCGATGACCTCTGCCGCACGGCGGATCCCCGCATCCTCGCCATCGGGGACGTCGCCCGCCACCCGAACCGCTACGCCCCCGGCGGCCCGGTGCGGCTGGAATCGGTGCAGAACGCGGTCGACCAGGCCAAGACCGCCGTCAGCGTGATCCTCGGCGCGCCCGAGCCCTACGCCGACCTGCCGTGGTTCTGGTCCGACCAGTATGACATCAAGCTGCAAACGGCGGGCCTTGCCCTTGATTACGACGAGATCATCGTGCGCGGCACGCCCGATGCTGCCCCCTTCTCGGTTCTCTACCTGCGCGCCGGGCGGGTCGTCGCCATCGACTGCATCAACAGCATCAAGGATTTCATGGCGGGCAAGAAGCTGGTCACGGCCGGGCTGGAGCCGGACCGAACCCTCCTCTGCAACCCCGCCTTCCCGCTGAAGGACCTGATGGCCGTGCCGGCTTGA